A stretch of Lathyrus oleraceus cultivar Zhongwan6 chromosome 6, CAAS_Psat_ZW6_1.0, whole genome shotgun sequence DNA encodes these proteins:
- the LOC127094646 gene encoding uncharacterized protein LOC127094646, with amino-acid sequence MARNGVDVGLHRPSYTSPLSEYVLQAELPARWKVPKFTKFSGDTSESIVEHVARYLIEAGEIANNENLRIQYFPSSLTKNAFTWFTILPANSIDTWTRLEILFHEQLYMEQSKISLKELASIKRQFTESIDELVEMTAGGLLKAEKSRANKNNRKDRIAYVELGNDEPETFGEHVDFDEGEIDLAELTQGPPYSCKVLTPSNGKNPVERDKDARFPKKTDVMKSAIRDRRLKFGDKSKAPMRIDADPL; translated from the exons ATGGCGCGAAATGGGGTAGATGTTGGCCTCCATAGGCCAAGTTACACTTCACCTTTATCTGAATATGTTCTGCAGGCAGAATTACCCGCTAgatggaaagtccctaagttcactAAATTCTCTGGGGATACTAGTGAGTCCATTGTAGAACACGTGGCCAGATACCTCATAGAGGCAGGGGAAATTGCAAATAATGAGAATCTTAGGATACAATATTTCCCAAGTTCCCTTACGAAGAatgccttcacatggttcaccaTATTACCGGCGAATTCCATTGATACATGGACTCGTTTGGAGATACTGTTCCATGAGCAATTATACATGGAACAGTCGAAGATAAGTCTGAAAGAATTGGCCAGTATCAAACGACAGTTTACTGAGTCAATAGATGAGTTGGTCGAAATGACCGCTGGTGGTCTACTTAAG GCTGAGAAATCCAGAGCAAATAAAAACAATAGGAAGGATAGAATAGCCTATGTCGAACTAGGTAACGACGAACCTGAAACGTTTGGTGAACATGTAGATTTCGACGAAGGTGAGATCGACCTTGCTGAACTAACGCAAGGACCACCTTATTCCTGCAAAGTATTAACCCCTTCAAATGGGAAGAATCCAGTCGAACGAGATAAGGATGCTAGGTTCCCTAAGAAAAC ggatgTTATGAAAAGTGCTATTAGGGACAGAAGGCTGAAGTTTGGGGACAAATCGAAGGCTCCAATGAGGATTGATGCAGACCCTCTTTAG